The following are from one region of the Maribacter aquivivus genome:
- a CDS encoding type B 50S ribosomal protein L31 codes for MKKDLHPENYRIVAFKDMSNEEVFLTKSTADTKETLEVEGVEYPLVKLEISRTSHPFYTGKAKFLDTAGRIDKFKNKYKKFVKEEKKEEE; via the coding sequence ATGAAAAAAGATTTACACCCAGAAAATTATAGGATAGTGGCCTTTAAGGACATGTCTAACGAGGAAGTATTTTTAACAAAATCAACAGCTGATACTAAAGAGACTTTAGAGGTTGAAGGTGTTGAGTATCCATTGGTAAAATTGGAAATTTCAAGAACTTCTCACCCTTTTTACACTGGTAAAGCAAAATTCTTGGATACAGCTGGTCGTATCGACAAGTTCAAGAACAAATACAAGAAATTTGTGAAAGAAGAGAAAAAAGAAGAAGAATAG
- a CDS encoding DUF4199 domain-containing protein produces MEENEPKTGKYAMNYGLLTGLVGVVFAVMLFIMDMHYEQVTSVQIIQIVILAAGIVLAILQFKKAGGGLLTISEALKVGAGVALIAGIVGLLWFFIQSNLIEPDYLDKVYEIGKIKAMKDNPSLTEEQIDQGIEMQKGLAWIMYPVGLIINVLIALIISLITGLILKKEEAAY; encoded by the coding sequence ATGGAAGAAAACGAACCTAAAACTGGAAAATATGCAATGAATTATGGCTTACTTACAGGGCTTGTAGGTGTTGTATTTGCTGTTATGCTTTTTATAATGGACATGCATTACGAGCAAGTAACTTCTGTACAGATTATTCAAATAGTAATATTAGCTGCCGGAATTGTTTTGGCAATTCTCCAATTTAAGAAAGCTGGCGGCGGATTACTAACCATATCTGAAGCCCTAAAAGTTGGCGCAGGTGTAGCGCTAATTGCAGGAATTGTTGGTTTATTGTGGTTTTTCATACAATCTAACCTTATAGAACCTGACTATTTAGATAAAGTTTATGAAATAGGTAAAATAAAAGCAATGAAAGACAACCCTAGTCTTACGGAAGAACAAATTGATCAAGGCATTGAAATGCAAAAAGGACTAGCTTGGATTATGTACCCAGTAGGTTTGATAATTAATGTTCTTATTGCTTTAATCATAAGCTTAATTACAGGATTAATTCTGAAAAAAGAAGAAGCCGCTTATTAA
- a CDS encoding glycosyltransferase family 2 protein, with protein MQLSIVIPLLNEEDSLKELHDWIVSVMQANHFSYEILFVDDGSTDASWKIITALSEKNPAVKGIHFLRNFGKSQALHAGFKAVSGDVIITMDADLQDNPEEIPELYNMITNEGYELVSGWKKKRYDSIVFKNTPSKLFNWAARRTSGVRLHDFNCGLKAYAHDVVKNIEVSGEMHRYIPVLAKNAGFSKIGEKVVQHQARKYGKTKFGMERFINGFLDLLTIWFVSRFGKRPMHLFGALGVLMFLIGFGFAIYLGIDKLFINKFGRLITDRPQFYISLIAMVIGTQLFLAGFLGEILIRSKKEEKRYIVSEEINTALLE; from the coding sequence ATGCAATTATCTATAGTAATTCCTTTACTTAACGAAGAAGATTCACTTAAAGAACTTCATGATTGGATTGTATCTGTGATGCAAGCCAATCATTTTTCTTATGAAATTTTGTTTGTTGATGACGGCAGCACTGATGCCTCTTGGAAGATTATCACCGCATTATCTGAGAAAAACCCTGCTGTTAAGGGAATTCATTTTTTACGCAACTTCGGTAAATCACAAGCACTACATGCCGGATTTAAAGCTGTAAGTGGTGATGTTATCATTACCATGGATGCCGATTTACAAGATAACCCAGAAGAAATTCCAGAGTTATATAATATGATAACCAATGAAGGCTACGAATTGGTATCTGGCTGGAAAAAGAAAAGGTACGATTCTATTGTCTTTAAAAACACGCCTTCAAAATTGTTCAATTGGGCAGCTAGAAGAACATCTGGTGTTAGATTGCATGATTTTAATTGTGGTCTAAAAGCATATGCCCATGATGTTGTAAAGAACATTGAAGTATCTGGCGAAATGCATAGATATATTCCTGTACTTGCCAAAAATGCTGGTTTTTCTAAAATTGGAGAAAAGGTAGTTCAACATCAAGCTCGTAAATACGGTAAAACAAAATTCGGAATGGAACGTTTCATAAATGGCTTTCTAGATTTACTGACCATTTGGTTCGTATCTAGATTTGGTAAACGACCTATGCACTTATTCGGCGCTTTGGGCGTTTTAATGTTCTTAATCGGATTCGGATTTGCTATCTATTTAGGTATAGATAAATTATTCATAAACAAGTTTGGAAGATTGATAACAGACCGACCACAATTTTATATTTCACTGATAGCCATGGTGATAGGAACACAGTTGTTCTTAGCAGGCTTTCTTGGCGAAATATTAATACGTTCTAAGAAAGAAGAAAAAAGATATATTGTCTCTGAAGAAATAAACACCGCACTTTTAGAATAG
- a CDS encoding phospho-sugar mutase: MDNILDTAKTWLTDFFDPAVKKEIEHLIANDKEELNDRFYKNMEFGTGGMRGVMGVGTNRINKYTLGKSTQGLSNYLNKVYKDEEIKVVIAFDCRHNSDTLARIVAEVFSANNIKVYLFSDLRTTPELSFAVRHLNCHAGIVLTASHNPPEYNGYKVYWTDGGQIVPPQDGAIISEINSLDFEDIKFNANDSLIQVIDKEVDEAFISQSVAAGNFNAAGKDDFKIVFTSLHGTSITAIPEVLKRGGYENVTIIEEQAKPDGNFPTVKSPNPEEPEALSMAVKKAEEIGADMVVGTDPDSDRLGIAVRNLDGEMEIVNGNQAMVLMTKFLLEKRKEKGFKGNEFIATTIVSTPMMEAMAKAYGVEFKTSLTGFKWIGKMIKDFPQSDFIGGGEESFGYMVGDFVRDKDAVTSTLLACEIASQAKANGSSFYKDLIQCYVDYGFYKEHLVSITKKGISGAEEIKQMLKDFKENPVESVAGSKVKWIEDYNTSIAKNVLTGEEKTIDIPKSNVLIYETEDGTRIAARPSGTEPKVKFYISTNTKLEKTEDYKKVAAELDNKVKSILAELNLA; this comes from the coding sequence ATGGATAACATCCTTGATACTGCTAAAACCTGGCTTACCGATTTTTTCGACCCAGCTGTAAAAAAAGAAATTGAACACCTTATCGCCAATGATAAAGAAGAACTAAACGACCGTTTCTATAAAAATATGGAATTCGGTACCGGTGGTATGAGAGGCGTTATGGGCGTGGGCACCAATCGTATTAACAAATATACATTGGGCAAAAGCACACAGGGACTTAGCAATTACCTTAATAAAGTATATAAAGACGAAGAAATTAAAGTAGTTATTGCTTTTGATTGCCGTCATAATAGTGATACGCTAGCTAGAATTGTAGCTGAAGTGTTCTCTGCAAACAATATTAAAGTATACCTTTTCTCAGATTTGCGCACCACTCCAGAACTTTCGTTTGCAGTAAGACATTTAAACTGCCATGCAGGTATTGTTTTAACAGCATCTCATAACCCACCAGAATATAATGGGTATAAAGTATATTGGACAGATGGCGGACAAATTGTACCACCACAGGACGGAGCTATTATTTCTGAAATTAATTCTCTTGATTTTGAAGATATAAAGTTTAATGCAAACGATAGCCTTATTCAAGTAATTGACAAGGAAGTTGATGAAGCTTTTATCTCACAGTCAGTAGCTGCCGGAAACTTTAATGCTGCCGGTAAAGATGATTTCAAAATTGTTTTCACATCACTACACGGAACTTCAATTACCGCTATACCAGAAGTATTGAAACGTGGCGGGTATGAAAACGTAACCATAATTGAAGAACAAGCCAAACCTGATGGAAACTTCCCTACGGTAAAGTCTCCAAATCCTGAGGAACCTGAGGCGCTTTCTATGGCTGTTAAAAAGGCTGAAGAAATTGGTGCTGATATGGTTGTAGGTACAGATCCAGATAGTGACCGTCTAGGGATTGCCGTTCGTAACCTTGATGGTGAAATGGAAATTGTTAATGGAAACCAAGCAATGGTTTTAATGACAAAATTCCTTCTAGAAAAGAGAAAAGAAAAAGGTTTTAAAGGAAATGAATTTATTGCCACAACTATAGTTTCTACCCCAATGATGGAAGCTATGGCCAAAGCATACGGAGTAGAGTTCAAAACATCACTTACTGGTTTTAAATGGATCGGTAAAATGATCAAAGATTTTCCACAATCAGATTTTATTGGTGGTGGCGAAGAAAGCTTTGGTTACATGGTAGGCGATTTTGTTCGGGATAAAGATGCTGTTACCTCTACCCTATTGGCTTGTGAAATTGCTAGTCAGGCTAAAGCTAATGGTAGTTCTTTTTACAAAGACTTAATACAATGTTATGTTGATTATGGTTTCTATAAAGAGCATTTAGTTTCTATCACCAAAAAAGGCATTAGTGGTGCCGAAGAAATTAAGCAAATGCTGAAGGACTTTAAAGAAAATCCGGTGGAATCTGTTGCTGGTTCCAAAGTAAAGTGGATTGAAGACTACAATACTTCAATCGCTAAAAATGTATTGACTGGCGAAGAGAAAACTATTGATATTCCAAAATCTAACGTTTTAATTTACGAAACAGAAGATGGTACAAGAATAGCAGCGAGACCAAGTGGAACAGAACCTAAAGTGAAATTCTACATCAGTACAAATACAAAATTAGAAAAAACTGAAGATTATAAAAAAGTAGCGGCAGAACTTGACAATAAGGTCAAGAGCATTCTTGCTGAGCTTAATTTAGCTTAA
- a CDS encoding ABC transporter ATP-binding protein produces the protein MNYFKKILRFAKPYKIYAILNIISNVFYALFSTLAMISLFPMLNVLFNQTEKIYIKPKWNGISDLKDFATDSLNFYVTERSEHSDPGEVLMLMVGLIITMFLLKNLFNYLAMYFITFLRNGVLKDLRNELYDKTIELPISYYSEKRKGDTIARITSDVLEIQHSFLSILELIVREPLTIIFTIIAMLAISPKLTLFVFLFLPVSGFLISLIGKSLKRKSDKVQNEQGYFLSILEETLGGLRVIKAFNAESVFAKKFQASTKRFFNFSNSLLNRQNLASPTSEFFGIAAIGVILWYGGQMVLVDKTLEAELFITYMALSYQILTPAKSISKASYSVKKGNAAAERVLEILDTENPISEIENPIQQETFNTAVDINNISFKYEDEYVLKNFNLTVEKGKTVALVGQSGSGKSTIANLVTRFYDVNEGEISIDGNNIKNLSKKSLRGLLGLVTQDSILFNDTVKNNIGLGKENATDEEIIAAAKIANAHDFIMDLPKGYDTNIGDSGNKLSGGQKQRLSISRAVLKNPPIMILDEATSALDTESERLVQDALEKMMKNRTSIVIAHRLSTIQNADTIVVLLKGEIVEQGTHAELLELNGTYKKLVQMQSLA, from the coding sequence ATGAACTATTTCAAAAAGATTCTTCGCTTTGCGAAGCCTTACAAGATATATGCTATTTTAAATATTATATCTAACGTCTTTTATGCATTGTTTTCAACATTGGCGATGATTTCATTATTTCCAATGTTGAACGTGCTTTTTAATCAAACAGAAAAAATATACATCAAACCAAAATGGAATGGTATTTCTGATTTAAAGGATTTTGCTACCGACTCTTTAAACTTTTATGTTACCGAACGAAGCGAGCATAGCGATCCAGGCGAAGTACTTATGCTAATGGTAGGATTAATAATTACGATGTTTCTTCTAAAGAATCTTTTTAATTACTTAGCCATGTACTTCATTACTTTTCTGCGTAATGGTGTACTTAAAGATTTACGAAATGAATTATATGACAAAACAATAGAACTTCCTATATCTTATTATTCTGAAAAAAGAAAAGGTGATACTATTGCCCGTATAACATCTGATGTATTAGAAATACAACATTCCTTTTTATCTATATTAGAACTGATTGTAAGAGAACCACTTACAATCATTTTTACGATTATAGCCATGTTAGCTATTAGTCCGAAATTAACATTATTTGTATTTCTATTTCTTCCGGTTTCAGGATTTTTAATTTCATTAATCGGTAAATCTTTAAAACGAAAATCCGACAAGGTTCAAAATGAACAAGGCTACTTCTTATCCATATTAGAAGAAACCTTAGGCGGTTTACGAGTCATCAAAGCCTTTAATGCGGAATCGGTATTCGCCAAGAAATTTCAAGCGTCCACCAAAAGATTTTTTAATTTTTCAAATAGCCTACTTAATAGACAAAATTTAGCATCACCGACAAGTGAATTTTTTGGTATTGCTGCTATCGGAGTCATTCTTTGGTATGGAGGGCAAATGGTACTTGTAGATAAAACACTTGAAGCTGAACTCTTTATAACGTATATGGCATTATCGTATCAAATACTAACACCTGCCAAATCTATTAGCAAAGCTTCGTATAGTGTCAAGAAAGGTAACGCAGCGGCAGAACGTGTATTAGAGATATTAGATACAGAAAACCCTATTTCTGAAATCGAAAATCCTATTCAACAAGAAACGTTTAATACAGCCGTTGACATCAATAATATCTCTTTCAAGTATGAAGATGAGTACGTCTTAAAAAACTTTAACCTAACAGTTGAAAAAGGTAAAACTGTTGCGCTAGTAGGGCAATCTGGTAGTGGAAAAAGTACAATTGCTAATCTTGTTACTCGTTTTTATGATGTTAATGAAGGAGAAATAAGTATTGATGGTAATAACATTAAAAACCTCAGTAAAAAATCGCTCCGTGGTCTATTAGGCTTGGTGACTCAAGATTCTATTTTATTTAATGACACTGTTAAAAACAACATCGGATTAGGAAAAGAAAATGCTACCGACGAAGAAATTATTGCAGCCGCTAAAATTGCAAATGCACATGATTTCATCATGGACCTACCTAAAGGGTATGACACTAACATTGGAGATAGCGGCAACAAGTTAAGTGGCGGACAAAAACAGCGATTGTCCATTTCTAGAGCGGTATTAAAAAATCCTCCAATAATGATATTGGATGAAGCTACATCTGCTTTAGACACTGAAAGCGAACGTCTGGTTCAAGATGCTCTTGAAAAAATGATGAAGAACAGAACTTCTATTGTCATTGCTCACAGACTTTCTACCATTCAAAATGCAGATACTATTGTAGTATTACTAAAAGGAGAGATTGTAGAACAAGGTACTCATGCAGAACTTTTAGAGCTCAATGGTACTTATAAGAAACTGGTACAGATGCAATCGTTGGCATAA
- a CDS encoding RNA polymerase sigma factor — translation MIEEETLVLDLKTKSTQAQAFEVLVNTYKERLYWQIRSIVLSHDDADDVLQNTFIKVYKNIDGFKGDSKLFSWIYRIATNEALNFIKQRAKLQGVSDTDYQDKLVSNLEADVYFEGDEIQLQLQKAIVTLPEKQKLVFNMKYFQELKYEEISEILNTSVGGLKASYHLAVKKLEQYLKED, via the coding sequence GTGATTGAAGAGGAAACATTAGTATTAGATTTAAAAACCAAAAGCACACAGGCACAGGCTTTTGAGGTATTAGTAAATACCTACAAAGAGCGCTTATATTGGCAGATACGAAGTATTGTACTAAGCCATGATGATGCGGATGATGTTTTACAGAACACTTTTATTAAAGTTTACAAAAACATAGACGGATTTAAGGGAGACAGCAAACTCTTCTCTTGGATATACCGTATTGCAACTAATGAGGCTTTGAATTTTATTAAGCAACGAGCAAAACTGCAAGGTGTTTCTGATACTGATTATCAAGATAAATTAGTTTCTAATTTAGAAGCAGATGTATATTTTGAGGGAGATGAAATTCAACTTCAACTTCAAAAAGCTATTGTAACACTTCCTGAAAAGCAAAAATTGGTATTTAATATGAAATATTTTCAGGAGTTGAAATATGAAGAGATTTCAGAAATTTTGAATACTTCTGTAGGCGGTTTAAAAGCTTCGTATCATTTAGCAGTAAAAAAATTGGAGCAGTATTTAAAAGAAGATTAA
- a CDS encoding WD40/YVTN/BNR-like repeat-containing protein yields the protein MRYTFLLIVLMVSCSESVPPTTFNTVDIETVYSDSLSIRAIELMGNSLAFAANKGTFGTVDLGTGKVRANIERYHTSVPAFRAVAHTSTDFFMLSIESPALLYKTGGNGRMELVYKEEGEGVFYDAMTFLNDKDGIAIGDSVDGCLNIIITSDGGNTWSKLPCSQLPEGIEGEGAFAASNTNIKIKGDNIWMATTSGRILFSSDKGKSWETNQTPIKNGKPTEGIYSIDFYDENLGFAIGGDYTDPDASKANKAITKDGGKTWSLVADGSKPGYKSCVQFVPGSNGAGLVAIGFTGISYSSDMGKTWKELSKEPFFTIRFQNDSIAYAAGKNRISKLTFK from the coding sequence ATGCGTTATACTTTTCTTTTGATTGTTTTAATGGTTTCGTGCTCAGAAAGTGTTCCGCCAACTACTTTTAATACTGTAGATATTGAAACCGTATATTCAGATTCTTTAAGTATTCGAGCTATAGAGCTCATGGGTAATAGTTTGGCCTTCGCCGCTAATAAAGGTACTTTTGGTACTGTAGATTTGGGTACTGGTAAAGTACGTGCCAATATTGAAAGATACCATACGAGCGTACCGGCATTCAGAGCAGTGGCACATACATCTACCGATTTTTTTATGCTTTCTATAGAATCGCCTGCCTTGTTGTATAAAACGGGAGGTAATGGTAGAATGGAATTGGTGTATAAGGAGGAGGGAGAAGGTGTGTTTTATGATGCTATGACTTTTTTGAATGATAAAGACGGAATTGCAATAGGAGACTCAGTTGACGGATGTTTAAATATAATAATAACTTCGGATGGTGGAAACACGTGGTCTAAACTACCATGCTCACAATTACCAGAAGGTATAGAAGGTGAAGGAGCTTTTGCTGCAAGTAATACAAATATCAAGATAAAAGGTGATAACATTTGGATGGCAACCACATCTGGAAGAATTCTGTTTTCTTCGGATAAAGGGAAGTCATGGGAAACTAATCAGACCCCTATTAAAAATGGCAAGCCAACAGAAGGTATTTATTCCATTGATTTCTATGATGAGAATTTAGGATTTGCAATTGGCGGAGATTACACCGATCCGGATGCTTCAAAAGCCAACAAAGCAATAACAAAAGATGGTGGGAAAACTTGGAGCTTGGTAGCTGATGGCAGTAAACCTGGTTATAAAAGTTGTGTGCAATTTGTGCCTGGATCAAATGGAGCAGGGCTTGTAGCTATAGGTTTTACTGGAATTTCATATTCCTCAGATATGGGTAAAACTTGGAAAGAACTATCAAAGGAGCCTTTCTTTACCATACGCTTTCAGAACGATTCTATTGCTTATGCTGCTGGTAAAAATCGAATATCTAAGCTAACTTTCAAATAA
- a CDS encoding RsmB/NOP family class I SAM-dependent RNA methyltransferase, translated as MKLHRNLVFAVIDALNLIFNENEYADKVVQKVLRYDKRWGARDRGFIAETTYEMVRYKRLYTEIAEVKAPFSRPDLFRMWAVWAVLKGISLPDWKQIEPTPERRIKGKFDELSQIRKYREAVPDWIDELCEKALGEKLWTEELAKLNVPADVILRTNTLKTNKEELRKALLDENIVAEPVKGHPSALKLVERANVFVTQAFKNGMFEVQDASSQLVAEFLDVEPGQRVVDTCAGAGGKSLHLAALMENKGQLISMDIYGSKLKELKRRARRNGAHNIEVREIDSSKVYKKLYGSADRVLIDAPCTGLGVLRRNPDSKWKMQPEFLDKIVKTQHEIVRSYSKIVKPGGKMVYATCSILPQENSHQVQSFLKSEEGKDFSLVKDKKIYASKSGFDGFYMALLEKKI; from the coding sequence ATGAAATTACACAGAAATTTGGTGTTTGCCGTAATCGACGCCTTAAACCTAATATTTAACGAAAATGAATACGCCGATAAGGTGGTTCAAAAAGTATTACGATACGACAAACGTTGGGGCGCTCGCGACCGTGGCTTTATTGCCGAGACTACCTATGAAATGGTACGTTACAAGCGTTTATATACTGAAATAGCAGAAGTTAAAGCTCCTTTTAGCAGACCAGACCTGTTTCGTATGTGGGCAGTTTGGGCCGTCTTGAAAGGTATTAGTTTACCAGATTGGAAACAGATAGAACCAACACCAGAAAGAAGAATTAAAGGTAAATTCGACGAGCTTTCTCAAATAAGAAAATATAGAGAGGCTGTGCCAGATTGGATTGATGAGTTATGCGAAAAAGCTTTAGGTGAAAAATTATGGACCGAAGAGTTAGCTAAACTTAATGTACCTGCAGATGTTATTTTACGTACAAACACACTAAAAACTAACAAAGAAGAATTACGCAAAGCACTTTTAGACGAGAATATTGTTGCCGAGCCTGTAAAAGGTCATCCTTCTGCATTGAAATTGGTTGAGAGAGCAAATGTTTTTGTTACTCAAGCTTTTAAAAACGGAATGTTCGAAGTTCAAGATGCCTCATCTCAGCTAGTTGCCGAATTTTTAGATGTTGAACCTGGGCAACGTGTTGTTGATACATGTGCCGGTGCTGGTGGCAAATCTTTACACTTAGCCGCTTTAATGGAAAACAAAGGTCAATTGATTTCTATGGATATTTACGGAAGTAAATTGAAGGAACTTAAAAGACGTGCTAGACGTAACGGTGCTCATAATATTGAGGTACGTGAAATAGATTCTTCTAAAGTTTATAAAAAACTTTATGGTAGCGCCGATAGGGTTCTTATAGATGCACCGTGTACAGGATTGGGAGTTCTTAGAAGAAACCCAGATTCTAAATGGAAAATGCAACCAGAGTTTCTTGACAAAATTGTGAAGACACAACATGAAATCGTTAGAAGCTACAGTAAAATAGTTAAACCAGGTGGTAAAATGGTATACGCTACATGTTCTATTCTACCTCAAGAAAATAGCCATCAGGTTCAGTCTTTCTTAAAATCTGAAGAAGGTAAAGACTTCTCTTTGGTGAAAGACAAAAAGATATACGCTTCTAAAAGTGGGTTTGACGGATTCTATATGGCATTGCTAGAGAAGAAAATCTAA